TATGATACCGGCAAAGGCAAGCAACCCGAGGAACCCGCTAACCCAATGAACTCAATGAACCCGTCGACCCACGTTGGGCCTTACGTGGTGCCCATCAGTTTGCGAATCTCAGACAGGGGTTTGGGCGGGTAGTCCAGCGCATGTCGCGGCAGGGCGACCCCCTGCATCGTCAGCTGGCTCGCCCGAAGGAGTGTGGCGGCCCCCAGCATGAGATTCATGGCGACTTCCGCGGTATGGCGGTTGTCCGTTCGTTCGAGAAGGGTCCCTTTCGTCCAGGCGTTGAAGGCCCCGATGGAGGGGCCGCACCATACCTGATAGTCCATTTGACGCGTCGGCTCACCGCTGTTGGCCCAATTCGACGACTGGCCCAGATACGATCGGAACACGAGCGCCATTTTGTGCCGGGGATCGGCGGCCGCTTTTTCAATCTGGGACGGATCGCGGGTCTCGAAAAAGCGACGGGTCCGGCGCCATTGCTCGTCGAAGGAGCATCGGAAGTAATCACGTTCCAGAGCCATGCGTTCCTTTTCAGGAATCGATGCATAATTGGGGTGGCGTGTATATAGGTCATACAGTTTTGCCGCCTTCAGGGGAAACATGGTACCTCTTTTCAACACCTGGACCTTGACACCCATTTCAAACATGTCCGCCGCGGGAGCCATGGCGACATCCGCCTGACCGGCTTCGGCCAGCATTTTTCTGACCGTGTCCGATGTACCCGCCTCGACACAGGCCTGATTGATGCTGCCGGTCAGCACATAGGCCGCCCCCATGGAAAAGGCGGCCGCCGCGGCACTGGGTGTGGCGATGCCGCCGCCGAGGCCCACATGCAGGGGCGTTGTGAACCCGTGCTTATCGGCCATCTGATTGCGCAGCGCAAGAATGGTCGGCAGGAGCGTCAAGGCCGGGCGATTGTCGGTGTGCCCACCGGAGTCGGCCTCGGCCGTAACGATGTCGGCCATGGGCACGAAAGGCGACAGATCCGCTTCCGTTCTGGAAATAAGCCCCTGCTCCACCAGGCGGTCTACTATTTTTACCGGCGGAGGCGAGAAGAATCTTCGGGCGACCTCTTCACGGGATATTTTCCCCACGATACGGTTGGGGCAGACGACGGTGCCGGAAGGGTCACGGTGGATGCCTTTTAAACGGTAGTACACGAGTGGCGGCGTCAAATCCATATAAGCGGATGCACTGATCAGTTTTATGCCGTGGTCCAGATAGAGTTCCACCGTCTTGAATTCGAGTTCCGGGTCCCCGGGGCTGTGGATGAGGTTGAAGCCGTAGGGCATGTTTTCCCCGCGGCGTTTGAGCTCGACGGCAGCCTGTTCGATGGCGGTAACGTCGAGGCCTGCGGCGCCGAAGAAACCGATCGCGCCTGCGCGTCCGGCCGCTTCCACCATATCCACCGATGTGATGGCATTGGCCATGGCGCCGACAACGTAGGCGTAGCGCACCCCCAGGGCCGCTTTGAGATCGGGATCCCCCAGAGATTCCGGCGTCAGGGGAGGGACGACGGCCACTAGCGGCTGTGCCGTTTCAGGCCGTTCCAGGGGTGAAAGATGAACATTGCCGTGGTGCGCGATGTGGATACCGCCGTTCTGCTCGATCAGATAGACCGGCTCACGGACCTCCTGAAGGGCTGCGGCAATGATCTTTTCATAGGGCTCCGGCCTGATGTCGCCGCCATCCCAGTATCCCAATATGGTGTGATGACCCATGTAAAATATAGAGACCTTATCCTTAGCTATTAAACATTACGGTTCGAGGTTTTCCAACGTTAAGCCAACGGCAAGATGCCTTTCAAGGATAAACGCCCTGCAGGACAGATGCATGGCGTTTATCCTCTGGGGTGAAATCTTGCATGCATCTTTTTTAGATGGCTGCGGGCAACGTGCGTATATATCTGTGTCGTCGAAATGTCAACATGGCCCAGCATAACCTGTACGACCCTGAGATCGGCGCCCCCTTCTAACAGGTGACTGGCGAAGGAGTGGCGCAGCGTGTGCGGGGTGATGTTTTTGGCAATGCCCGCCTTAAGTGCATATTTTTTCAAAAGCTTCCAGAACCCTTGACGGGTCATGGGCCTGCCGGCTCTGGCGACAAAGAGGTACGCACTGCTGTATGTCTTCAAAAGCACGGGCCGGGCATGTTCCGTGTAGCGCCGGAGACTTTCGCCTGCATAACGGCCGAAAGGCACGACGCGCTCCTTTGAACCTTTTCCGAAGACGCGGGTGAATCCCGCTTCGAGGTTGACATCCTGGAGTTTCAGGCCGGTCAGTTCCGAAACCCTCAACCCGGCGGCGTACATGAGCTCGATCATGGCCGCGTCCCGGATCCCGACAGGTCTTTCCCTGTCGGGCGCGCTCAGGAGGGATTCGACCTCGCGCAAGGACAATACATCCGGCAGTTTCTGCCCCCGTTTGGGAAGTTCCACCACCTGGGTAGGGTTGCTTTCAATTATTTTCTCCTGTCTCAGAAACCTGAAAAATCCCCTGATGGTGACCAGGTGCCGTGCCCGCGAACCGGTTCCCAGACCGGAAGCCCGCAGGTGTATGAGGTATTGCAGGACTACCGCCGTGTCGACGGCGGCTATGGTGTCGACTTTCGCTTCACTTTTCAGATATGACAAAAACCTGGCCATGTCCCGGCTGTAGGATTCGATGGTTTTTTCGGCCAGGCCTTTTTCGACGAGGATATAATTGAAATAGCGGTCGACGAGTTGGTCGAGAGAAGGTGGCATGACAACCTTTTCCAATCGAATGAAATAATAGTAGATGCCTTGGCCCATAGGACCAGGATTTCAATACACGATTAAAGTCGGATGATGCCGGAATCCGGCATCGTCGATCACTCAAACCCAGTCCGAGCTAAGGCCAAAGAAAGTTCTTTCTCCGTTGACGGTCGCCCTTCGATCGGGTCACGAGGAAAGCTCGATTTCCAAATCCAGGCGGTTCAACACTTCAGCCTCTTTTTTTCGGACGACTACCTGGTTTTCAAGACGGACGCCGCCCCATCCCGGCACATAAATGCCCGGCTCCACAGTGACCAGTGCGCATTCATCCAGAGCCGAGTCCCTCAACGGGCTCAAACGGGGGCCTTCATGGATGGCCAATCCGGTTCCATGCCCCAGGGCGTGGCCGAACTTTCCTTTGAAACCATTTTTTTCGATGTAGTCGCGTGCGACGCTGTCTACCTGCTTGGTGCTGGCACCGGCGCGGATCGCCTGAATGGCCATCTGTTGGGCCTGTCTGACGGTATCGAAAACCCGGCGGAATTCGTCGGAGGCGGCGCCTAAAATCAGGGTCCTGGATGTGTCGGAGCAGTAGCCGTCTACGCGGGCGCCCCAGTCGAACAGGATCGGCTCGCCGACCTGTATGGCACGATCGGTGGGGACCGCATGGGGCAGGGCGCTGTTGGGGCCTGCCGCAACGATCGTCGGGAAAGAGAGGCTGTCGGCACCGGCTTGGCGCATGCTTTTTTCCAACAGCCAGGCGACCTCTTTTTCCGTCATGCCCGGCCGCAACAGTGAAATGGTTTCCATGAAAGCGGATTCGGCAACGGCAAGCGCCTTGCGGGTGGCTTCGATTTCGACCTGCTGTTTGACCACCCGGAGTTCTTCCACGATGTTTTCGGTGGGCGTCAGTTCCACGAGGCTATGCGCCTTTTCCAGGGCCCGCCGGAACTCATCGAACTGTTTGAAGGAAACCCGGCGGCTTTCGAATCCCATCTTCCGGATTTTCAGCTTTGCGGCAATTTCGGCCAGCGCTTTGGCCGGGCTCTCTCTGTAGCAGAAAATCGTGCAGTCGCCGGCTTCCTTTTCAGCCTGCAGGAGATAGCGCGAGTCCGTCGCCAGCAACGCATCGTCAGCAGTGACGAACAGGAAACCGGCCGATTCGTCGAACTGGCCGTCTTCACCGGTAAAACCACTCAGGTAGCGACGGTTTTCCGCTACCGACACCATCAAACTACCCAACGCTTTTTGGGCCAGCTTCTTTCTCAAAGCCTCCCTTCTTGTCTGCATGAGTGTATGCACCCCGAACCTCCTTGATACCGTACCGATACTGGTGTTGACTTTTTAACATTCTTATAGCTAATATAAATGCCGAATTCAATTTCAAATTTCCGCACAGAGGGCCGGTGCGGGATGCCTTCGTCACTGGAAAGATGCAACAGGAACCCTTGATGCTCAACCTGCTGAAAAAAATCTTCAGGCTCAATCCGGTTACGCTCACCGTCATTCTTATCGCTCTCGGCATCCTGCTCTATCTGATCGAAATACCTTTCCTGGAACTCGTGGAGTTGAAAACCGTAGACCTGCGGTTTGCCGGGAGGAAAAACGTTTCTCAAAATTCCAAGGTCGTTTTAGCGGTCATAGATGAAAAAAGCGTCGACCGTGAGGGGAAATGGGTCTGGCCGCGGTCGAAAATCGCCGACCTCGTAACGAAGTTGTCCGATGCCGGCGCCGAGGTAATCGCCCTGGACCTCGTGATGTCCGAGCCCGATGAAAAAAGTGTGGTGAGCACCATTGCCGGGATCGAACGCAACCTGACGAATCTGGATGCCGACAACAAGGCATATCTGGAAAAACTGAAAAAGAGCTCCGACAACGACCGACTGCTGGCCGACGCCATCCTTGGATCCAAAGCCAAGGTCGTGCTGGGTTACTTTTTTCAGATGGAAAAAGAACACAGCGGAGACGAAGACGAGGCGCTGGCGCGAGAGGAGGCACACAGTATTCGCAGCTCCCGTTACGGCATTACGCGTTACCTCAGCGGATCGGCGATGCAGGCGCCTCTTTTTAAAGCCATGGTTGCCAACGGGAATATTCCTTCCATCGCATCGACCACCGAGTACAGCGGTTATTTCAACATGTTTCCGGATATCGACGGGGTCGTGCGCTGGATACCGGCCGTCATCAGCTACCGGGACGAGACGTATGCCCCGCTTTCGCTGATGACGGTGAGCGCTCTTCTCGGCGAGCGCCCTCGGCTGATGGTGGCGGATTACGGCGTCGAAAAGGTCGAAATCGGCCCATACGCTATTCCGACGGATGAACTGGGGCGCATCATGATCAACTACCGGGGCGACGCCAAAACCTTCCGGCACATATCGATCACCGACATCCTGAACGGAGAGGTCCCGGCGGATGTTTTCAGTGGCAAAATCGTCATGGTGGGCGCCACGGCCGTGGGTATCTACGACATGCGTGTGACCCCGTTTTCGAGTGTTTTCCCGGGGGTAGAAATCCATGCCAATATCGTTGACAGCGTGCTTTCGAGAGACTTCCTTTTTCAACCCGCCTGGGCGGGCGTCTTCGACATCGCGGTGATCGTGCTTGCCGGCGCAATCCTCGGCTTCGTCCTGCCCAGGGTAAGCGTGTTCCCGGGCATTGCAACGGCCGGCCTGCTCTTTTTCGGACACATGTATTTCTGCCGTTATATCTTCAACGCCCGCGGATGGATCCTCAACATGGTCTATCCCCTGATGGTCATATTGGCGGTGTACATCGGCATCACGGCCTACAAATACCTGGTGGAATCACGGCAAAAACGCTTTATCCGCAATGCCTTTTCCACCTATCTGGCTCCGACGGTCGTCAAGAAGCTCATCGATTCGCCCGAGACCCTGGAATTGGGGGGGGAGGAGCGGGATATCACGGCATTTTTCTCGGATGTCCAAGGGTTCACGAGCATTTCCGAAAAATTGACGCCGGCCGAGTTGGTGGAGCTGCTGAACGAGTTCCTGACCGAAATGACGGACATCATCCTGCAGCATGAAGGCACCGTGGACAAGTTCGAAGGAGACGCCATCATTGCCTTCTTCGGAGCGCCCAACGAGCTGGGAAACCAGGCGGAAACGGCGGCAATAACCTGTGTCCATATGCAGAAACGCCTGCATGAACTGCGTCTGAAATGGAAGAGCGAAGGGCGTCCGGAACTGAAAATGCGGATAGGGTTGTGCACCGGGCCCGCCGTTGTCGGGAACATGGGTTCCAGAAATCGAATGGACTACACCATGATGGGAGACACGGTCAACACCGCCGCCCGGCTCGAAGGGGTGAACAAGGTTTACGGCATCTACTCCCTGGTCTGTGAACAAACGTTCAAGCGGGCCGGCGACCGGGTGGTCGGCCGCGAAATTGACGCCATCAACGTTGTGGGCAAGAAGGAACCCGTCGTGGTCTACCAGCTTCTTGGTTTTCCCGAAGAGACGGATGAAAAAATACGGGGCACGATCCAACACTACGCGGCCGGGCTCCAAAACTACCGGCAGATGCGGTGGGATGACGCCCTCGCGTGTTTCCAGGCCGCCCTGGAAATTAGCCCCGATGACGGCCCCAGTATGACCATGGCCGGACGCTGCAGGGAATACCGCCAAAATCCGCCTGCGGCCGGCTGGAACGGTTCCTACACCATGAAAACGAAATAACAGGTAATCGAACATGGGCATAGTTAAAAGACATCCCGCGCTGTTTTTCGGCTTGGGCCTTACGGCTCTGTTTCTGATTTTCTGGTTCGTGCGGCTGCCGTTCATAGATGTTCTGGATCTGAAGGTTTACGACATCATGATGAAATTCAGGGGGCAGGCCGACAGTCCCAGCAACATCGTCATGGTCGATATCGACGACGCCTCCATAGAGAAACTCGGCAGGTGGCCCTGGCCACGCTCCCTGATTGCCAAAGGTGTCGAAAGAATCAATGCCGGCCATCCGAAAGTTATCGGGCTTAATTTGCTTCTGACAGAGCCGGAGACCAGCCCCGGTCTCGAGGAGTTGGTTAAACTCGAAGAGATGCTTGAAGGGAAGCCGGAAAAGGAGGAGGGAACTGCCAATGCCCGCCTGCTCGGGGCCATAGGGGAAGCCAAGGCGAGGCTGGACCATGACAAAATGCTCACCGCGGCCATGGCCGCTTCGGGAAATGTGATCCTGCCG
The Deltaproteobacteria bacterium DNA segment above includes these coding regions:
- a CDS encoding adenylate/guanylate cyclase domain-containing protein, encoding MQQEPLMLNLLKKIFRLNPVTLTVILIALGILLYLIEIPFLELVELKTVDLRFAGRKNVSQNSKVVLAVIDEKSVDREGKWVWPRSKIADLVTKLSDAGAEVIALDLVMSEPDEKSVVSTIAGIERNLTNLDADNKAYLEKLKKSSDNDRLLADAILGSKAKVVLGYFFQMEKEHSGDEDEALAREEAHSIRSSRYGITRYLSGSAMQAPLFKAMVANGNIPSIASTTEYSGYFNMFPDIDGVVRWIPAVISYRDETYAPLSLMTVSALLGERPRLMVADYGVEKVEIGPYAIPTDELGRIMINYRGDAKTFRHISITDILNGEVPADVFSGKIVMVGATAVGIYDMRVTPFSSVFPGVEIHANIVDSVLSRDFLFQPAWAGVFDIAVIVLAGAILGFVLPRVSVFPGIATAGLLFFGHMYFCRYIFNARGWILNMVYPLMVILAVYIGITAYKYLVESRQKRFIRNAFSTYLAPTVVKKLIDSPETLELGGEERDITAFFSDVQGFTSISEKLTPAELVELLNEFLTEMTDIILQHEGTVDKFEGDAIIAFFGAPNELGNQAETAAITCVHMQKRLHELRLKWKSEGRPELKMRIGLCTGPAVVGNMGSRNRMDYTMMGDTVNTAARLEGVNKVYGIYSLVCEQTFKRAGDRVVGREIDAINVVGKKEPVVVYQLLGFPEETDEKIRGTIQHYAAGLQNYRQMRWDDALACFQAALEISPDDGPSMTMAGRCREYRQNPPAAGWNGSYTMKTK
- the xerD gene encoding site-specific tyrosine recombinase XerD, yielding MPPSLDQLVDRYFNYILVEKGLAEKTIESYSRDMARFLSYLKSEAKVDTIAAVDTAVVLQYLIHLRASGLGTGSRARHLVTIRGFFRFLRQEKIIESNPTQVVELPKRGQKLPDVLSLREVESLLSAPDRERPVGIRDAAMIELMYAAGLRVSELTGLKLQDVNLEAGFTRVFGKGSKERVVPFGRYAGESLRRYTEHARPVLLKTYSSAYLFVARAGRPMTRQGFWKLLKKYALKAGIAKNITPHTLRHSFASHLLEGGADLRVVQVMLGHVDISTTQIYTHVARSHLKKMHARFHPRG
- a CDS encoding PfaD family polyunsaturated fatty acid/polyketide biosynthesis protein → MGHHTILGYWDGGDIRPEPYEKIIAAALQEVREPVYLIEQNGGIHIAHHGNVHLSPLERPETAQPLVAVVPPLTPESLGDPDLKAALGVRYAYVVGAMANAITSVDMVEAAGRAGAIGFFGAAGLDVTAIEQAAVELKRRGENMPYGFNLIHSPGDPELEFKTVELYLDHGIKLISASAYMDLTPPLVYYRLKGIHRDPSGTVVCPNRIVGKISREEVARRFFSPPPVKIVDRLVEQGLISRTEADLSPFVPMADIVTAEADSGGHTDNRPALTLLPTILALRNQMADKHGFTTPLHVGLGGGIATPSAAAAAFSMGAAYVLTGSINQACVEAGTSDTVRKMLAEAGQADVAMAPAADMFEMGVKVQVLKRGTMFPLKAAKLYDLYTRHPNYASIPEKERMALERDYFRCSFDEQWRRTRRFFETRDPSQIEKAAADPRHKMALVFRSYLGQSSNWANSGEPTRQMDYQVWCGPSIGAFNAWTKGTLLERTDNRHTAEVAMNLMLGAATLLRASQLTMQGVALPRHALDYPPKPLSEIRKLMGTT
- a CDS encoding aminopeptidase P family protein encodes the protein MHTLMQTRREALRKKLAQKALGSLMVSVAENRRYLSGFTGEDGQFDESAGFLFVTADDALLATDSRYLLQAEKEAGDCTIFCYRESPAKALAEIAAKLKIRKMGFESRRVSFKQFDEFRRALEKAHSLVELTPTENIVEELRVVKQQVEIEATRKALAVAESAFMETISLLRPGMTEKEVAWLLEKSMRQAGADSLSFPTIVAAGPNSALPHAVPTDRAIQVGEPILFDWGARVDGYCSDTSRTLILGAASDEFRRVFDTVRQAQQMAIQAIRAGASTKQVDSVARDYIEKNGFKGKFGHALGHGTGLAIHEGPRLSPLRDSALDECALVTVEPGIYVPGWGGVRLENQVVVRKKEAEVLNRLDLEIELSS